One Schlesneria paludicola DSM 18645 DNA segment encodes these proteins:
- a CDS encoding alpha/beta fold hydrolase, giving the protein MEHTSPPPDDSHVPAHRDSAPPLILFPGLGGDSRLFSTQRAAFPDLIVPSWIEPEWDEPLVDYAARFAKTIDPGVPCFLGGVSFGGVVALEVASRLLNYECYLIGSVRSHLHIPRRLRALRPVTDLIFIPKWIGSAALFSAGRWMHPLRCGALRQLHEADLRFLRWAAKAILTWIPSAGVEQVRVAQIHGERDLIFPARNVTADLTVLGAGHLVSLTHSLQVNQFLRDRMENALAQGWPPM; this is encoded by the coding sequence GTGGAACACACGTCACCGCCGCCTGACGATAGCCACGTTCCCGCCCACCGAGATTCTGCGCCACCGCTGATTTTGTTCCCCGGGTTGGGAGGCGATTCGCGGCTTTTCTCGACACAGCGTGCCGCGTTTCCCGATCTGATCGTTCCAAGCTGGATCGAACCCGAATGGGACGAACCGCTGGTGGACTATGCGGCACGCTTTGCAAAGACCATTGATCCTGGCGTCCCGTGTTTCCTTGGCGGGGTGTCGTTCGGGGGAGTGGTCGCTCTCGAAGTTGCATCGCGCTTGCTGAACTACGAATGCTATCTCATCGGTAGTGTTCGATCGCATTTGCATATCCCGCGGCGCCTGCGTGCCCTGCGTCCCGTGACGGATCTGATTTTCATTCCCAAATGGATTGGTTCTGCCGCGTTGTTCTCGGCCGGCCGCTGGATGCATCCGCTTCGGTGCGGGGCACTGCGTCAACTTCACGAAGCGGATCTGCGATTTTTGCGATGGGCGGCAAAAGCGATCCTGACGTGGATTCCTTCCGCGGGTGTCGAACAAGTGCGAGTGGCTCAGATCCACGGGGAACGTGATCTCATTTTTCCTGCCCGAAACGTGACGGCGGATTTGACGGTGCTGGGAGCCGGTCATCTCGTGTCGTTGACGCATTCATTACAGGTCAATCAGTTCCTGCGTGACCGAATGGAAAACGCTCTCGCCCAAGGCTGGCCGCCAATGTGA
- a CDS encoding SDR family NAD(P)-dependent oxidoreductase, translating into MKELRERTALITGASRGLGLVIARSLAREGMNLALAARSAETLERVAAELRTLGVKVTTIPTDVSKESDLRHLVDQTRKEFGTIDLLVNNAGIEAFRPFHLIEPADIIETLQVNLTATLLLTRFVLPHMLEAGRGHIVNMASTAGKYGPAYGAAYGASKSGMIAFTQSLRGELYKTGVSASAICPGFARDGGIYEVIRARTGKSTPWYLGSTSAEAVARAVIKAVKQDRPDLVVNFPALRPVFALCQAFPRLGEWIVRTTTRRYLKLAASRES; encoded by the coding sequence GTGAAAGAACTTCGCGAACGAACAGCATTGATTACAGGAGCGTCGCGCGGTCTGGGGCTGGTCATCGCCCGGTCTCTGGCACGTGAAGGGATGAATCTCGCGCTCGCCGCGCGTTCCGCCGAGACACTCGAGCGAGTCGCGGCCGAGCTTCGCACGCTAGGCGTTAAGGTCACGACAATTCCCACGGATGTCAGCAAGGAATCGGATCTCAGACATCTCGTCGATCAGACTCGGAAGGAATTCGGGACGATTGATCTGCTGGTCAACAACGCAGGCATCGAAGCGTTCCGTCCATTCCACCTGATCGAACCGGCCGACATTATCGAAACGCTGCAGGTGAACCTGACCGCAACCCTGCTGCTGACACGCTTCGTGCTGCCCCACATGCTGGAGGCCGGTCGCGGTCATATCGTGAATATGGCGTCGACCGCCGGAAAGTATGGTCCGGCGTATGGAGCCGCCTACGGGGCCTCCAAATCCGGAATGATCGCGTTCACGCAATCGCTACGCGGTGAGCTCTATAAGACCGGAGTTAGTGCCTCGGCCATCTGCCCCGGTTTTGCCAGAGATGGCGGCATCTACGAGGTCATCAGAGCGCGAACGGGAAAAAGCACACCGTGGTATCTGGGATCAACCTCGGCCGAAGCGGTCGCGCGTGCCGTCATCAAGGCGGTCAAACAGGACCGACCAGACTTGGTCGTCAATTTCCCCGCATTGCGACCGGTCTTCGCCTTGTGCCAGGCATTCCCGAGACTCGGTGAATGGATCGTCCGCACGACAACTCGACGCTACCTGAAGCTGGCCGCATCCCGCGAGTCGTGA
- a CDS encoding fused MFS/spermidine synthase, producing MTQRHAERGLAIAYAVTIFLSAFLLFQVQPLIGKYILPWFGGGPAVWTTCMLVFQMLLFAGYAYAHLTSRYLSPRHQGYLHITLLVTALVCLPITPDPSWKPTNSDWPAFKIMLLTVSSVGLPYFILSSTGPLLQGWFSRTHTGQSPYRLYSLSNLGSLLALLSYPFVVERTFSTATQSILWSVLFAGFAILCSGSAVGMWQRATAESPEPVAANKFVEAPRPSWSMLGIWFGLAMVPSVMLLATTNQVCLDVAVIPFLWVLPLALYLISFILCFDSDRWYVRKPYVTASAVLLFGSILLGNLGSKTPLMLQVAIYFSAMFCVCMVCHGELVALKPAPTSLTTFFLTISAGGAAGGIFVGLIAPLIFVSYYELHFGMIGFILFYLCLRMREDRMTLPLPTWLQSALVPLALLASVGILSQSGRHAEGSVAVARNFYGVLKVEHLPNSERTLERVRLAHGRIEHGSQFTAAEKRRIPTAYYAESTGVGQLMRGLRPGEPKHVGIVGLGVGTLAAYGQPGDRLRLYEINPDVITMAREHFTYVRDCPAEVRMVTGDARLALEFEPPQQFDVLVLDAFSGDAIPAHLLTKEAIAVYLRHLKPDGVLACHISNLHFDLRPLVIGLAHEFELVTRIRANDPNAEMGSFRAVWALMSRRADVLNASVGTGSEEPLGRKPIVWTDDRSNLFEVLQ from the coding sequence ATGACCCAGCGACATGCCGAACGCGGATTGGCGATCGCCTATGCCGTGACGATCTTTCTGAGTGCATTTCTGCTCTTTCAGGTGCAGCCGCTCATCGGGAAGTACATTCTGCCCTGGTTCGGCGGCGGACCTGCTGTCTGGACGACCTGCATGCTTGTCTTTCAGATGCTGCTGTTTGCAGGTTATGCGTATGCGCATTTAACCAGCCGTTATCTCTCGCCGCGACACCAGGGATATCTGCATATCACGCTCTTGGTCACCGCGTTGGTTTGCTTGCCGATCACGCCTGATCCGTCGTGGAAGCCGACGAATAGCGATTGGCCGGCCTTCAAGATCATGCTGCTGACGGTTTCGAGCGTCGGGCTGCCCTATTTTATTCTGTCATCGACGGGACCATTGCTGCAGGGATGGTTCAGTCGGACACATACCGGACAGTCACCGTATCGGCTGTATTCGCTTTCCAATCTGGGCTCGCTGCTCGCGTTGTTGTCGTATCCCTTTGTCGTGGAACGCACGTTTTCGACTGCGACTCAGTCGATCCTGTGGTCGGTCCTCTTTGCAGGATTTGCGATCCTTTGTTCGGGTAGTGCGGTTGGGATGTGGCAGCGGGCAACGGCGGAATCGCCGGAACCAGTTGCGGCGAACAAATTCGTTGAGGCACCTCGTCCGTCGTGGAGCATGCTCGGAATCTGGTTCGGTCTGGCGATGGTGCCTTCCGTGATGCTGCTGGCGACGACGAATCAGGTCTGTCTGGATGTCGCCGTGATTCCCTTTTTGTGGGTTCTGCCGCTGGCGCTGTACCTGATTTCGTTCATCCTCTGTTTCGACAGTGATCGCTGGTATGTGCGGAAGCCGTATGTCACCGCATCGGCGGTCTTGCTGTTCGGGTCGATTTTGCTGGGCAACCTGGGTTCAAAGACACCGCTGATGTTGCAGGTGGCAATCTATTTTTCCGCGATGTTTTGCGTGTGCATGGTTTGTCATGGGGAACTCGTGGCACTCAAGCCCGCTCCGACGTCACTCACAACGTTCTTTCTGACGATCTCGGCGGGAGGAGCCGCAGGCGGCATCTTCGTCGGACTGATCGCTCCACTCATCTTCGTCTCGTACTACGAGCTGCATTTCGGCATGATCGGATTCATCCTGTTCTATCTCTGCCTGCGGATGCGCGAGGACCGGATGACGTTGCCGCTGCCGACGTGGCTTCAATCGGCACTCGTTCCCTTGGCGCTGCTTGCGTCGGTCGGAATCCTGTCGCAGTCGGGGCGTCACGCCGAAGGATCGGTGGCCGTGGCCCGCAACTTTTATGGCGTCTTGAAGGTCGAGCACCTTCCGAATTCTGAGCGTACGCTGGAGCGTGTGCGTCTGGCCCATGGGCGAATTGAACATGGCTCACAGTTCACAGCGGCCGAGAAGCGTCGCATTCCAACCGCGTATTACGCCGAATCGACCGGTGTCGGGCAGTTGATGCGGGGGCTGCGACCCGGTGAACCCAAGCATGTGGGAATTGTCGGGTTAGGGGTCGGCACGCTGGCGGCGTACGGTCAGCCTGGAGATCGTCTTCGACTGTACGAAATCAATCCCGATGTGATCACGATGGCGCGTGAGCATTTTACGTACGTCCGCGACTGCCCGGCCGAAGTAAGAATGGTCACTGGTGATGCGAGATTGGCTCTGGAGTTCGAACCGCCACAGCAGTTCGACGTGCTGGTCCTCGACGCGTTTTCAGGTGATGCGATCCCGGCGCACCTGTTGACCAAAGAGGCGATCGCGGTCTACCTGCGGCATCTGAAGCCGGACGGCGTGTTGGCCTGTCACATTTCTAATTTGCATTTTGACCTGCGGCCGCTCGTGATTGGGTTGGCTCATGAATTCGAGCTGGTAACACGGATTCGTGCCAACGACCCCAACGCGGAGATGGGATCGTTCCGGGCGGTCTGGGCGCTGATGTCGCGTCGGGCCGATGTGCTAAATGCGAGTGTCGGTACTGGCTCAGAAGAACCGCTCGGCCGAAAGCCAATCGTCTGGACCGACGATCGCAGCAATTTGTTTGAGGTCTTGCAGTAG
- a CDS encoding adenosine kinase, producing the protein MSTSYDVYGVGNSLVDIQAQIDDSVLETLQFPKGIMTLVDEATQKRVLETIRGAKITRCAGGSAANTIAGLADFGGKGAYAGKTGVDELGEFWLKDMRDLGVTNEVPPAAGQTGACVVLISDDAQRTMLTHLGVSATLGPDDISEAEIRKAKYVYIEGYLFAGDSTKVAAMKAIELAKKNNVKVAFTVSDPFLINMHRDLFWSLIQDSVDLLFCNLDEARSLTGLVDPVDCAQKIHHHAADVALTLGADGSLLMTGGAAIPIEGVTTKAVDTTGAGDMYAAGVLYGITNGLTWKQAGHLASHAAARVVAQLGARLATPFTRAEVAKLIEGV; encoded by the coding sequence ATGTCCACCAGCTATGACGTCTACGGTGTCGGTAATTCTCTGGTCGATATTCAGGCCCAGATTGATGATTCGGTTCTGGAGACACTGCAGTTTCCCAAGGGGATCATGACGCTGGTGGATGAAGCGACGCAGAAACGCGTGCTTGAGACTATTCGCGGGGCGAAGATCACGCGCTGCGCTGGTGGCTCGGCGGCCAATACCATCGCCGGGCTGGCTGACTTTGGTGGCAAAGGAGCGTATGCCGGCAAGACGGGTGTCGACGAACTGGGCGAATTCTGGCTGAAGGATATGCGAGACCTGGGTGTCACGAACGAGGTTCCTCCCGCCGCGGGCCAGACCGGGGCTTGTGTGGTGCTGATCTCGGACGATGCCCAGCGAACCATGTTGACACACTTGGGCGTGTCCGCGACGCTCGGACCGGACGATATTTCGGAGGCGGAAATTCGCAAGGCGAAGTACGTCTATATCGAAGGCTATCTGTTCGCGGGTGACAGCACGAAGGTCGCCGCGATGAAGGCGATCGAACTGGCAAAGAAAAACAACGTGAAGGTGGCGTTCACCGTTTCTGATCCGTTCCTGATCAACATGCATCGGGACCTGTTCTGGAGCCTGATCCAGGATTCGGTCGATTTGCTGTTCTGTAATCTGGATGAAGCCCGCAGCCTGACCGGGCTCGTCGATCCGGTCGATTGTGCTCAGAAGATTCATCACCATGCCGCGGACGTGGCGCTCACTTTGGGCGCTGATGGTTCGCTGCTGATGACTGGCGGGGCTGCGATTCCCATCGAAGGGGTTACGACGAAAGCGGTCGATACGACGGGGGCCGGTGACATGTATGCCGCCGGTGTTCTGTACGGGATCACCAATGGGTTGACCTGGAAGCAGGCCGGCCATCTGGCTTCGCATGCCGCCGCCCGCGTGGTGGCTCAGTTGGGGGCTCGACTAGCAACTCCCTTCACGCGTGCTGAAGTGGCAAAGTTGATTGAGGGAGTTTGA
- the tnpA gene encoding IS200/IS605 family transposase has product MSQSLARNLVHLIFSTKNREPFIRSDLREELHRYACGVLRDLESPAMAMNSVSDHVHVLFNLHRTRSLSDIVRELKRASSVWMKEQTRIDGGIWQAGFGAFSVSQSAVEAVTDYIKQQETHHRHKSFQEEFREFLIRHEVTFDEQHLWD; this is encoded by the coding sequence ATGTCGCAATCACTCGCACGAAATCTGGTCCATTTGATCTTCAGTACAAAGAATCGAGAACCATTCATCCGGTCTGACCTGCGCGAGGAGCTTCATCGCTATGCATGTGGGGTACTACGTGATCTGGAGTCTCCAGCAATGGCCATGAATTCCGTTTCCGATCACGTTCACGTGCTTTTCAATCTTCATCGCACAAGATCGCTCTCCGACATTGTGAGGGAACTCAAACGAGCATCCTCAGTCTGGATGAAAGAACAAACTCGAATTGACGGAGGCATTTGGCAAGCAGGATTCGGCGCGTTTTCAGTCAGTCAATCCGCAGTTGAGGCTGTTACGGATTACATCAAACAGCAGGAGACTCATCATCGACACAAGTCGTTCCAAGAGGAGTTTCGCGAATTCTTGATTCGGCATGAGGTGACGTTCGATGAGCAACATCTCTGGGACTGA
- a CDS encoding secondary thiamine-phosphate synthase enzyme YjbQ, which produces MKSHTEHLTMNVPARMGFVNITHQVAQAVAKSGIQEGMVLVNAMHITASVFINDDETGLHQDYVQWLEKLAPFNEDPTVYHHNRTGEDNADAHMKRQIMGREVVVAITKGELDFGPWEQIFYGEFDGRRAKKVLIKVIGE; this is translated from the coding sequence ATGAAATCGCATACCGAACACCTCACGATGAACGTTCCCGCCCGAATGGGATTCGTGAACATCACGCATCAAGTCGCCCAAGCCGTCGCGAAAAGTGGCATCCAGGAAGGGATGGTGCTGGTGAACGCGATGCACATCACGGCGAGTGTGTTCATCAACGACGATGAAACAGGCCTGCATCAAGACTATGTGCAATGGTTGGAAAAGCTGGCCCCGTTCAACGAGGACCCGACGGTCTACCACCATAACCGGACGGGCGAAGACAATGCCGACGCGCACATGAAGCGGCAGATCATGGGCCGCGAAGTTGTTGTCGCGATCACCAAAGGCGAACTCGACTTCGGCCCATGGGAGCAAATCTTCTACGGCGAGTTCGACGGCCGCCGAGCCAAGAAGGTGCTGATCAAGGTGATTGGAGAGTGA